The stretch of DNA CATTGTTTCTTGCCGCATTCACTGCACCAAATGCACTGGAAGTAAGGTCGTACTGTTCCCATGTGTAAGTCATTGGATCGTTTTCAGCATCCACCGCAGAAGCTGTTAATACAAAAGCAGTTCCTTTTGGAATTATTTTGTTGGGGAGTGGTTGTATTGTTGGGGGAGTGTTGTTTATTGCTGTAATGGTACCGCAGTTTTTAGAATTAGTATATACCTGTACTTCTTCAATATTTTTGGTATGAAAATAAGCATCCGAATTCATTTGAACATTGGCATTTGTGATTCCGGCATATCCCATGATGGTAGATCCTGATCCCGGTTCCATATGAGCTCCGTGAAGGGCAATTGACATGGTGTGCGCTCCACCAAACTGATGTCCTAGTTCATGAGCTACAAAGTCTATGTCAAAAGTATCCCCAAAAGGCTGGTCAATAATATTAGGAGAAGTAATTCCAGCGCCTTTTGAAGTTGCATCATTGTTGTTTGCTGGATTTATACAAACATTTCCAACACGACCAGCGCTTCCGCCTCCGCCTCTGTGTCCGAAGAAGTGCCCTATGTCATAGGCTGCATTCCCTATAGTTGAGGTCAGGGTTTGTTGGACTTGAAGATTCCAGGCTGAAGGTGCGCTATAGGTACCATTGGAGTTTGCTATAACATTTGAATAAGGATCGGTAGCAGGATCAGGGAAAATCAATTGAGGTAAATCCTGAACAATCATACGGATTCCAAAATCTTTTTCAAATACACCGTTGACTCTGTTCATTGTTGCATTGATTCTGGCGGCAGCACCAGGGATGCCTCCGGCAAGCTGGGTATACTCACCATTTACTGAGATAGCAATTCTATAGGTTCTATATTTTTGATCATTGTTTTTATTAGTACCATTCAAAACATTTTTGGATTGTCGTAACCTGCCTATCTGTTTTTTTTCTAATTCAGGTTCAGAGGTCTTACACTCAAAAGGTTTTCCATCTTGCGTTTTGTTTGATTTGAAAAAGACACCATATGTATCTTTCTCCTGAGTGATTGGCTCAATAAATTCATATTTTCCAGTATTGGCATTGAAAAGCATAGACTGAAAATCATTGGGCGCAGTACTGAACCTGATATGCTTATTGGGATCATCTAATCCAATTCCTGAATAAGCTCCTAACTGGTATCTGTCTGCCATTGACTTTTCTACTACAGGTGAGCTAAAAATAGAAAATCGTTCGATTTTTCCATCTGTAGTTGGTAGCGAAATGATAAGCGGATTTGCTCCCTTTCCTGCTTCTGGAGCATTTTTTAAAATAGCTCTGAGGTTAGAAAGATCTATTTTATAAGCATGAATGACGTTGACTTCTTTCCTTGTAGGTGAAATCTTCTGGGATACTGATTCCCAGCGTTGTGAATGTAAACTAGTTAAACCTAAAGTTAATACACAAACGAAAATAATTTTCTTTTTCATAATATATTTTTTTTAAAAAAAGTGGTGTTTGTATACAAATGTAGTTTAATTTTAACTAGTTTTTTGATTTTTACGTTTGTTTTAGGTGTATTTAATTGTTTTAAATATATTAATAGTTTTATTTGTTTTATTGGAGTATGTTTTTCACTATATGTTTTTATTTTATAAAAAAAATACTCATTAAATACTGGGCTGTAAAATGATTCGGTTGATATTTAATAATTTTTTATTAAAAAGATTAAAGAATTGAAAGAAATTATCTCTTTAAAAGATTGTGGTTGTATATGTTTCAATAATTCTTATAAGAAGAGTCCCTTTTATGCTGCCAAATGTAATTTCATAAATAGGACATAGCAGATAATACTATTATTTAAACAATAGTATATAAATGTTAGGATCGATAAATTATAGTTGTTTTTTATCTCCTGCTTTTAATTAATTCTGAACAGCCGGAAGGTTTCCGTCACGTTTCTGAATTTTTTTGTAAGTATAAGAGCACATTACAATACTGAACTCATAAAGTAACAGCAATGGGAAAGCGGCCATAATCATACTTAAAACATCGGCAGGAGTAATAATCGCAGCGACAACCATAATAAGAACGATAGCATGTCTGCGGTATGTTTTCATGAATTTTGGACTTAAAATTCCAATACTTGTCAGGAAATAGATCAGAATTGGAAAAAGGAAAACGATTCCCATTCCTAAAACCACCTGTAAGAATAGAGTCGTATAATCACTAAGGTCATATAACGGAACAATAATATCAGAAATTTTGAAGATCACCCCAAAATTAACAGCGAAAGGAAGGATTAAAAAATAACCACATAAAACTCCTGTCATAAAAAGAATCCAAACGGAATTAATAATGAAAATTGAGTTTTTTCTTTCTTTTGGATGTAATGCCGGACTGATAAAACGCCACAGTTCCCAAACAATATAAGGGAATGCCAGAACGATTCCACCGAAAATAGAAACAGCCATCATTACATTAAACTGCTGATAAAGTCTTTGTACACGAACAGGGAATTCCTTTGGAAGATGGATACTGTTTTCTCCTAAAATCATTCTTGAAAAATGATTCACAATTTTAAAAGTAGGAAAATCATTTCTGGTAGGGCCGAAAAAGATATGGTCCATGATCCAATTGATATTAAAGCCAATAATAAAAGCAGCAATGATAATAGCAATTATTGAGCGGACCAAATGTCCTCTTAATTCTCCAATATGCCCAAGAAAAGACATTTCCTTTTTTTCATCCATTGTAATAGAATCTATCTAGATTATTAAGATCTTAATAAAGTTAATACTTTATAAGTGTGCAAAACTATGAAATAATAATCAGTAATTGAAATTATTGTTTATGATTTTATTGAACTTTATATGTATATCAACTAAGAGTCCCGGTAAAAATTTATCGGGACTCATTTCAATATTCTTTTTATGCTTCTAAAGATTTATTTATAAAATTTTGATGTTATTTCTACATCTGGCCAGGTTTTATTTTTATGGAGGTCTTTGCATATCTCTGAAATGGATTTTAAAGCATTGTTAGCTTTAAAATCATCTATAATATCTATTTTCCCTTTAAGAATCAGGGTATCACCACTCTTTTCATAGACAAAAGGAATATCTTTGGAAATGTTGTTCATTGTAATTTTTACAGGAACCTTATTGTTTTCAAATTTGCCAAAACTGCCGAGTATACTCCCCTTCATTCTTTGGAAGAAAAATGTCTTTAATTTGGCATCTCTGTCGGCTGCATTACTATTTACGGATTCTGTATTGATACTAAATTTTGCACCATTCAATGCTTCTTCAAGGTTGGCTGCTTTATCATTAATAGATTCTAACTTAATGTCATTAAAACTACCTTTAACTCCTGTTTTTTCTGGTACAGGATATTTAAATGCAGTCCATGTCAATTTGTATTTGAGTTGTTTGTTTTCAGTAGAAGATACTATGTCTTGAGAAGTATTTGAGGTTGTCTTATCATCAACTACCTCATTTTTCTTACATGATGTCATTAACAGGGGTAAAGCCATGGCCATTATCCAGATACTTTTGTTTTTCATAAGATGTGAATTTTTATTATTTATCGGTCTAATGTATTAATTTAAAGATGCTTAATGTAAGGTTTAACGAAGTTTAACCTTGCTTAATTTTAGATTAAATTAGAGTCATAAGTTTGGTTTTTGTATGGTATAGGTTATCACTTTCCAACGCTTTCTTATAATTACTCATAACATAAACATAATAAGTCCCGAGACTTATTTCCACATTTTTTGTATACTTCTATTTTTCCAGTATTTCCAACACCTTTTCTCCGACAGCTCCTCCAGATTGAGGGTTTTGTCCGGTCACCAGTCTTCCGTCTGCTACTGCAAAAGAAACGAAATCCTGATCTGCCTTTACATAATGAGCTCCTTTGCTTTTCAAAACATCTTCAGTAAGGTAAGGCATATGATCTGCTAATTCTGCAGCAACTTCTTCTGAATTTGAAAAACCTGTCAGAGTCTTTCCTTTAATCAGTAATTCGCCATCTGAAAGTTTGATATTGAATAAACCGACTGCTCCGTGACATACAGAAGAAACAATTCCTCCGTTTTCATAAATCTTACGTGATATTTCCTGCAATTCCTTGTTTTCAGGGAAATCCCAAACAACTCCGTGTCCTCCGGAATAATAAATGACATCATACTCTTCTGGATTGATACCTTTTGGTTGTAAGGTATCAGCTAATTTATTTCTAAAAGTCTCATCTGCATAATATTTCCAGTCAACAGGCTGTACAAACATCTGTAAACTAATCGGATCGAGTGGGGTATAGCCTCCTCTAGGACTTACAAAATCAATTTCATATCCTTTCTGGGACAGTTTTTCATAAAAGTGAACCGCTTCACCCAGCCATAAGCCGGTAGCTCTGTCCATATTCGGGTATTTCTCTACGCTTGTTACTACGATTAATGCTTTTTTCTTCATTGTTTTTTCTTTAAAAGAATTAATAATTAGGTTTGGTTATGTAAACAAGTTAAGAAAAATTTTTAAGATGAGTTCCGAGCTCTCTAAAAAGAAAGCAGCCAGTTTACTTTCGCAAACTGGCTGATATGTTATGTATTCAAGAGAAATAAAACTATATAATCCCTTCATCTAAAAGCTTATGAAGATCTATAATTCCAAAATATTTTCCATTTTCTGTAACGACAAGCTGCCCGATATTATTTTCTTTTAGAATTTTCATCGCTTCTCTTGCCAATATATTTTTTTCAATGGTTTTTGGATTCAGAGACATGATATCTTTAGCCAGTACTTTAGCTACATCTTCACCTTTCATTAGCATTCTTCTTAAATCCCCATCGGTAATCACTCCAATGATTTTATCTTTATTGGTTACGACTGTGATTCCATGGCTTGATGCGCTGATTGAAATAATAACATCTCTTACAGGAGCATCTTCTGAAACCTGAGGCTTTTGGGAAGAAAGAAACTGTTCAACTCTTGCCGTTAAGTTTTTGCCTAAGCTTCCACCGGGGTGAAATTTGGCAAAATCATTCTCTTTGAAATTATTAAGTTCCATAAGACAAATGGCTAATGCATCTCCCAGCGCCATTTGTATGGTTGTGGAACTTGTAGGTGCTAATTTGTTTGGACAAGCTTCCAAATCGACATGGGTATCCAGTATAATTTCAGAAAATTCAGCCAGTTTGCTATTTTTATTACCGGTCATTCCGATTAATGCAGAAGAATACTCTTTCAAAAACGGAACAAGATTGGTAATTTCTGGAGAATTTCCGGAATTTGAGATGCATAAAACAACATCTTGCTTTTGAATCACTCCAAGATCTCCATGAATAGCTTCTGAAGCATGAAGAAATTGGGAAGGAGTTCCTGTAGAATTTAAAGTAGCTACTATTTTATTGCCGACATGAGCTGATTTTCCGATTCCGACAACGATTAATTTTCCTTTTGCTGAGTGGATGATCTCTACTGCTTTCGCAAATTGATCGTCGATTCTGTTCTTTAATTTTTCAAGTTCTGAAATTTCTATTTCTAACGTACTTTTTGCTATAGAAATGATATTAGCTCTTTCCATTTTTACCTTTACAATTTGTATACAAAATTCTCCCGATATAAATTTATACTTTAAAAAGAAAATTTAATATAAATTTTATTTTTTATAAATTCGTTCGCTTTTATTTTAAGCAAAAATTTTATAACTTTGGATTAGATGCAAATTTAGCAATAGAAAATTAGATGAGCGCAAAAAAAGCCACTTTATCAGGCGAATTGAAAAAATATTTCGGGTTTTCTACTTTTAAAGGACAACAAGAACAAATCATAGAAAACCTGTTAGAAGGAAAGGATATATTTGTTTTGATGCCGACAGGAGGAGGTAAGTCATTATGTTACCAACTTCCGGCACTCATTTCAGAAGGGACGGCAATAGTAGTTTCTCCCTTAATAGCACTAATGAAGAATCAGGTGGATGCCGTGAATGGTCTTTCTTCTGATGACGGAATAGCACACGTTTTAAATTCATCATTAAATAAAACGCAGACCAAGCAGGTCTTCGATGACATTAAAAGCGGCAAAACAAAATTATTGTATGTTGCTCCGGAATCATTAATCAAAGAAGATTATCTTGATTTCTTTAAAGAAGTTAAAATTTCTTTCTTTGCGATTGATGAGGCTCACTGTATTTCAGAATGGGGACATGACTTCAGGCCTGAGTACAGAAATTTGAAAACGATTATTGATAAGATTGCAGATGTTCCTGTCATTGCACTTACGGCAACAGCCACCCCAAAAGTTCAGGATGATATCCAAAAAACATTGGGAATGACTAATGCATTGGTATTTAAAGAAAGCTTTAATAGAGCTAATCTATACTATGAAGTTCGCCCAAAAGTCAATATTGATCGGGAAGTCGTTCGGTTTATTAATCAGAATAAAGGTAAATCAGGGATTATATATTGTTTAAGCCGTAGGAAAGTAGAAGAACTTGCGCAATTATTGCAAGTAAACGGGATTAATGCACTTCCGTATCATGCTGGCTTAGATCAAAAAGTAAGAGTAGCCAATCAGGATAAGTTTCTCATGGAAGAAGCTGATGTTATTGTGGCGACTATTGCATTTGGAATGGGAATCGATAAACC from Chryseobacterium piperi encodes:
- the tatC gene encoding twin-arginine translocase subunit TatC, whose protein sequence is MDEKKEMSFLGHIGELRGHLVRSIIAIIIAAFIIGFNINWIMDHIFFGPTRNDFPTFKIVNHFSRMILGENSIHLPKEFPVRVQRLYQQFNVMMAVSIFGGIVLAFPYIVWELWRFISPALHPKERKNSIFIINSVWILFMTGVLCGYFLILPFAVNFGVIFKISDIIVPLYDLSDYTTLFLQVVLGMGIVFLFPILIYFLTSIGILSPKFMKTYRRHAIVLIMVVAAIITPADVLSMIMAAFPLLLLYEFSIVMCSYTYKKIQKRDGNLPAVQN
- a CDS encoding YceI family protein, which translates into the protein MKNKSIWIMAMALPLLMTSCKKNEVVDDKTTSNTSQDIVSSTENKQLKYKLTWTAFKYPVPEKTGVKGSFNDIKLESINDKAANLEEALNGAKFSINTESVNSNAADRDAKLKTFFFQRMKGSILGSFGKFENNKVPVKITMNNISKDIPFVYEKSGDTLILKGKIDIIDDFKANNALKSISEICKDLHKNKTWPDVEITSKFYK
- a CDS encoding type 1 glutamine amidotransferase domain-containing protein → MKKKALIVVTSVEKYPNMDRATGLWLGEAVHFYEKLSQKGYEIDFVSPRGGYTPLDPISLQMFVQPVDWKYYADETFRNKLADTLQPKGINPEEYDVIYYSGGHGVVWDFPENKELQEISRKIYENGGIVSSVCHGAVGLFNIKLSDGELLIKGKTLTGFSNSEEVAAELADHMPYLTEDVLKSKGAHYVKADQDFVSFAVADGRLVTGQNPQSGGAVGEKVLEILEK
- a CDS encoding KpsF/GutQ family sugar-phosphate isomerase — encoded protein: MERANIISIAKSTLEIEISELEKLKNRIDDQFAKAVEIIHSAKGKLIVVGIGKSAHVGNKIVATLNSTGTPSQFLHASEAIHGDLGVIQKQDVVLCISNSGNSPEITNLVPFLKEYSSALIGMTGNKNSKLAEFSEIILDTHVDLEACPNKLAPTSSTTIQMALGDALAICLMELNNFKENDFAKFHPGGSLGKNLTARVEQFLSSQKPQVSEDAPVRDVIISISASSHGITVVTNKDKIIGVITDGDLRRMLMKGEDVAKVLAKDIMSLNPKTIEKNILAREAMKILKENNIGQLVVTENGKYFGIIDLHKLLDEGII